In Collimonas arenae, a single genomic region encodes these proteins:
- the tssC gene encoding type VI secretion system contractile sheath large subunit, whose translation MSFQHNPAAAASSAAAESGLLDQIVEQSKVAKSGAEHDRAKDIISELVNQVMQGTVVVSANLSATIDARVAELDRLISEQVSAVMHAPEFQKLESSWTGLHYLVFNSTTGQNIKIKVLNATKRELVKDFQAALDFDQSAVFKKVYEEEFGTFGGSPFGALLGDFEITRQPEDMYFVEQMSHIAASAHAPFISSASPELFGLETYSELGKPRDLAKVFETVEYAKWKSFRESEDSRYVGLTLPRFLGRLPFNPKDGQTVEGFNFVEDVDGTDHSKYLWCNAAYAFGTKLTKAFEDFGWCAAIRGVEGGGLVEDLPTHTFKTDEGEVALKCPTEIAITDRREKELSDLGFISLVHCKNTDYAAFFGAQSTQKAKKYNTDSANANSVLSAQLQYIFAVSRIAHYMKSMMRDKIGSFASAGNVEDFLNRWLTQYVLLDDNASQEQKAQFPLREASVQVSEVPGRPGVYRAVSFLRPHFQLDELSVSLRLVAELPASTKS comes from the coding sequence ATGTCCTTTCAGCACAATCCTGCGGCGGCGGCCAGCTCGGCCGCGGCAGAATCCGGTCTACTCGACCAGATCGTAGAACAGAGCAAGGTCGCCAAGTCCGGCGCAGAACACGACCGCGCCAAAGACATCATTTCGGAGCTCGTGAATCAGGTCATGCAGGGCACTGTGGTGGTGTCGGCCAATCTGTCGGCTACCATCGACGCCCGCGTGGCAGAACTGGACCGTCTGATTTCCGAACAGGTCAGCGCAGTCATGCACGCGCCTGAGTTCCAGAAACTGGAAAGCAGCTGGACCGGTTTGCACTACCTGGTCTTCAACTCGACTACCGGACAGAACATCAAGATCAAGGTCTTGAACGCTACCAAACGCGAACTGGTAAAAGACTTCCAGGCAGCATTGGATTTCGACCAAAGCGCCGTCTTCAAGAAAGTTTATGAAGAAGAATTCGGCACTTTCGGCGGCTCGCCGTTCGGCGCCTTGCTGGGCGATTTTGAAATTACCCGCCAACCGGAAGACATGTACTTCGTCGAACAGATGTCGCACATCGCAGCTTCTGCGCATGCGCCATTCATCAGTTCGGCATCGCCGGAATTGTTCGGCCTGGAAACCTACAGCGAACTCGGCAAGCCACGTGACCTGGCGAAGGTATTCGAAACCGTCGAATATGCAAAATGGAAATCTTTCCGCGAGTCGGAAGATTCCCGCTATGTCGGATTGACCTTGCCGCGCTTCCTGGGCCGGCTGCCATTCAATCCGAAGGATGGCCAGACTGTCGAAGGCTTCAACTTCGTGGAAGACGTGGATGGCACCGATCATTCCAAATACCTGTGGTGTAACGCCGCTTATGCCTTTGGCACCAAGCTGACCAAGGCTTTTGAAGATTTTGGCTGGTGCGCGGCCATCCGCGGCGTCGAAGGCGGTGGCTTGGTGGAAGACTTGCCGACCCACACTTTCAAGACCGACGAAGGCGAAGTTGCGCTCAAATGCCCTACCGAAATCGCGATCACCGACCGTCGCGAGAAAGAACTGAGCGACCTCGGCTTCATCTCGCTGGTACATTGCAAAAATACCGACTACGCCGCCTTCTTCGGTGCGCAATCGACTCAGAAGGCAAAAAAATACAATACTGATTCGGCCAATGCCAACTCGGTACTGTCAGCCCAACTGCAGTACATTTTCGCCGTATCGCGTATTGCGCATTACATGAAATCGATGATGCGCGACAAAATCGGCAGCTTTGCTTCGGCAGGCAACGTGGAAGACTTCCTCAACCGTTGGCTGACCCAGTATGTGCTGCTTGATGACAATGCCAGCCAGGAGCAAAAGGCGCAATTCCCGTTGCGTGAAGCTTCAGTGCAGGTATCTGAAGTACCGGGACGTCCGGGCGTCTACCGTGCAGTATCGTTTTTGCGCCCGCACTTCCAGCTTGACGAACTTTCAGTTTCACTTCGCTTGGTCGCAGAATTACCAGCATCAACCAAGTCTTAA
- a CDS encoding Hcp family type VI secretion system effector, with translation MAIDVYLQINGIKGESTDSAHKDWIECKSVQWEVLQPKSATASTGGGHTAERCEHKDIVITKIADLATPLLLQNCSSGKTIDSAKFEFLRADGKGDRIKYFEIELSNLLISDVTPSVQEGDVLSESVSLKYSKVKWKYTQQKIGGGSGGNTSGGWDLSTNKVV, from the coding sequence ATGGCAATCGACGTATATCTGCAAATTAACGGCATCAAGGGCGAATCGACCGACAGCGCGCATAAAGACTGGATCGAATGCAAATCGGTGCAATGGGAAGTGCTGCAACCGAAGTCGGCTACAGCATCGACCGGCGGCGGCCACACAGCTGAACGTTGCGAACACAAGGACATCGTGATCACCAAGATCGCCGATCTGGCCACACCTTTGTTGCTGCAAAACTGCTCTTCCGGCAAAACCATCGACAGCGCCAAGTTTGAATTCCTGCGTGCTGACGGCAAGGGCGACCGCATCAAGTACTTCGAAATCGAGCTCTCGAACCTGCTCATCTCCGACGTCACTCCTTCGGTCCAGGAAGGCGATGTCTTGAGCGAAAGCGTCAGCTTGAAGTACTCCAAGGTCAAATGGAAGTACACCCAGCAAAAAATCGGTGGCGGCTCCGGTGGCAACACATCCGGCGGCTGGGATCTGTCGACCAACAAGGTCGTGTAA
- the tssE gene encoding type VI secretion system baseplate subunit TssE produces the protein MKGFTPGLFDRLMGGDNTPAQSDLVVRLSMDALKDAVARDLEAMLNTRTVIPEEILKNFPECSQSILTYGLNDFSGMSLASMDDRAYICQCLEQGIARHEPRLRDVKASLELREGSINRLNFAIAAMLVVGPAKEAVSFDAVLQPSTLQYSISRARRAMRMDG, from the coding sequence ATGAAAGGTTTCACGCCTGGATTGTTTGACAGACTGATGGGCGGCGACAATACGCCTGCGCAATCCGACCTGGTAGTGCGTTTATCGATGGACGCCTTGAAAGACGCGGTTGCCCGCGATCTCGAAGCGATGCTGAATACGCGTACCGTGATTCCCGAAGAAATACTGAAGAATTTCCCTGAATGCAGCCAGTCGATATTGACCTACGGCTTGAATGATTTTTCCGGTATGAGCCTGGCAAGCATGGATGATCGTGCATATATCTGCCAATGCCTGGAACAAGGCATTGCGCGCCATGAACCGCGCTTGCGAGATGTCAAGGCCTCGCTCGAACTGCGCGAAGGATCGATCAACCGCTTGAATTTTGCGATTGCCGCCATGCTGGTTGTCGGACCGGCCAAGGAAGCCGTAAGCTTCGACGCCGTACTGCAGCCTTCTACCTTGCAATACTCAATCAGCAGAGCACGCCGCGCGATGCGAATGGACGGTTAA
- the tssF gene encoding type VI secretion system baseplate subunit TssF: MDELLPYYERELGFLRRYSREFSERYPKIAGRLLMSGEVSEDPHIERMIQSFALINARTSKRLDDDYPEFTEALFEVLYPHYLRPFPSCSIARMDYRAAAKQLTSAMSVPRGTELTTRLVKGVACKFKTSYDVTVAPVLLSHAIFDPIIEPPDAVLLPPSASSRIGITFESTAEQAGFAQLGVKTLRVFIDGEPSFCAALRDTLFMRTVRAYVEAGKSGKWHAVSKIPVTPAGFAEEESLIDFPARSHPAYRLLTEYFSYPEKFNFFDVDVAELTRLLPAGCKKFTLHLVLSGLRADSNTARMLGTLSTNNLLLGCTPVINLFKQRGDPIRLTHTSAYYPVVGDSRRAYAYEVHSIDSVQLVRQTPEGESITEFRPFYSLRHGENVDKAGHYWAMRRDEMVADRSPGYETEISIVDIDFDPAAIETDTLSIELTCCNRNLPASLAYGLPDGDLFLEGGSLVNEISFLRKPSEPCRFERGRGAHWRLISHLALNHLSLAKGGLEALQETLSLYDLPRSAISQRQIGSVVGIDHKAATAWLPGNPFASLVRGIEIKVTLDEEGFVGSGIHVFANILDSFLGLYVHANSFTQLVIASKRTGEEILRCLPRSGDSNLV, from the coding sequence GTGGACGAACTACTCCCCTATTATGAACGTGAGCTGGGTTTCCTGAGACGCTATTCGCGGGAATTCTCCGAGCGCTACCCGAAGATTGCCGGACGCTTGCTGATGTCCGGCGAAGTCTCGGAAGATCCGCATATCGAGCGCATGATCCAGTCGTTTGCACTGATCAATGCACGTACATCGAAACGGCTAGACGACGACTACCCGGAGTTCACTGAAGCCCTGTTCGAGGTACTGTATCCGCACTATCTGCGCCCTTTTCCATCGTGCTCAATTGCCCGTATGGACTATCGTGCCGCGGCAAAGCAACTCACCTCGGCCATGTCGGTGCCACGTGGCACCGAACTGACAACGCGTTTGGTCAAAGGCGTGGCCTGCAAATTCAAGACTAGCTATGATGTCACTGTAGCGCCTGTGCTTTTGTCGCATGCGATATTCGATCCCATCATCGAACCGCCGGATGCAGTCCTGCTGCCGCCTTCCGCCAGCTCGCGCATCGGTATCACCTTTGAAAGCACCGCAGAGCAAGCCGGTTTTGCTCAACTCGGAGTCAAGACCCTCCGCGTATTTATCGACGGCGAGCCATCGTTTTGCGCTGCCCTGCGCGATACGCTGTTCATGCGCACTGTGCGAGCCTATGTAGAAGCCGGCAAGAGTGGTAAATGGCATGCGGTGAGTAAAATCCCGGTCACGCCTGCCGGCTTTGCAGAAGAAGAATCGCTGATCGATTTTCCGGCGCGCTCGCATCCTGCCTACCGATTGCTGACCGAGTATTTTTCCTATCCGGAGAAATTCAACTTCTTCGATGTCGATGTCGCCGAACTCACCCGGCTGCTGCCAGCCGGGTGCAAGAAATTTACCTTGCATCTGGTGCTGTCGGGACTACGCGCCGACTCTAACACTGCGCGCATGCTGGGCACCTTGTCTACCAACAACCTGTTGCTGGGCTGTACGCCGGTCATCAACCTGTTCAAACAACGCGGCGATCCGATCCGATTGACTCACACCAGCGCCTATTATCCGGTGGTCGGCGATTCCCGGCGCGCCTACGCTTACGAAGTACACTCCATCGATTCCGTGCAACTGGTGCGACAAACGCCGGAAGGCGAATCGATCACAGAATTCAGGCCGTTCTATTCGTTGCGCCATGGAGAAAACGTCGACAAGGCCGGCCACTACTGGGCCATGCGGCGCGATGAAATGGTAGCCGATAGAAGCCCCGGCTACGAAACCGAAATTTCCATCGTTGACATCGACTTCGATCCGGCGGCCATAGAAACCGACACGCTGAGTATCGAACTGACTTGCTGCAATCGCAATTTGCCAGCCTCGCTGGCCTACGGCCTGCCAGACGGCGATCTGTTCCTGGAAGGCGGCTCGCTGGTCAACGAAATCAGTTTCTTGCGCAAACCTTCCGAACCCTGTCGTTTCGAACGCGGCCGCGGCGCCCACTGGCGCCTGATCTCGCATTTGGCGCTGAACCATCTGTCGCTGGCCAAGGGCGGCCTGGAAGCCCTGCAAGAAACCCTGAGCCTGTACGATTTGCCGCGTTCGGCAATATCGCAACGCCAGATCGGCAGCGTTGTCGGCATCGATCATAAAGCCGCAACCGCCTGGTTACCAGGAAATCCGTTCGCCTCGCTGGTGCGCGGCATCGAGATCAAGGTGACCCTGGACGAGGAAGGTTTTGTCGGTAGCGGCATTCACGTATTTGCCAATATCCTGGACAGTTTTCTCGGCCTGTATGTACATGCCAACAGCTTTACGCAATTGGTGATCGCTTCAAAACGAACAGGTGAGGAGATACTGCGATGCTTGCCGCGCAGCGGAGATTCGAACCTAGTGTAA
- the tssG gene encoding type VI secretion system baseplate subunit TssG — MLAAQRRFEPSVIQRLLDKPHRFHFFQAVMMLELWLKRNGVPHEEAVSDYLRFQNTVSLGFPPSEIEALEVRPKLTQQSVEELLEALQTNQLDSISLTPAFLGFLGSNGTLPSHYSERIAAHQLYEKDHGPRAFLDVFSNRGVALFFKAWRKYRLEFKYQIDGKDSFLPLLMALAGLGHRTLRDRMSEDGEGLLDESIGHFAAAIRHRPPSAAYMQRVLCEYFAVPIAIEQFVGHWYDVPRDQQTVLGATNATLGSVAMVGERVWQRDLRMRLKIGPLRRKNFENFLPGGTAAIGLQKILAMFTSFFLEYEVQLILRADEVQSVTLDSDRVGGQLGWDTFVTSKPEVNDRTDVCYEIHSL; from the coding sequence ATGCTTGCCGCGCAGCGGAGATTCGAACCTAGTGTAATCCAGCGCCTGCTCGACAAGCCGCATCGCTTCCATTTTTTCCAGGCAGTGATGATGCTGGAACTGTGGCTGAAACGGAATGGCGTCCCGCATGAAGAGGCCGTCAGTGATTATCTGCGTTTCCAGAACACCGTGTCGCTGGGTTTTCCGCCGAGCGAAATCGAGGCGCTGGAAGTAAGGCCCAAGCTGACCCAGCAATCGGTGGAAGAGTTGCTGGAAGCCTTGCAGACCAACCAGCTCGACAGTATTTCGCTAACACCTGCGTTTCTCGGCTTTTTAGGCAGCAACGGCACGCTCCCGAGTCACTATTCGGAACGCATCGCCGCACATCAGTTGTATGAAAAGGATCACGGCCCGCGCGCGTTCCTCGACGTCTTCTCGAATCGCGGCGTGGCGTTGTTTTTCAAGGCCTGGCGCAAATACCGCCTGGAGTTCAAGTACCAGATCGACGGCAAGGACAGTTTCCTGCCCCTGCTGATGGCGCTGGCCGGTCTCGGCCATCGAACTTTGCGCGACCGCATGTCGGAAGACGGCGAGGGCTTGCTGGACGAATCGATCGGGCATTTCGCTGCAGCGATCCGGCACCGGCCACCGTCTGCCGCCTACATGCAGCGGGTCCTGTGCGAATATTTTGCGGTGCCGATCGCGATTGAGCAATTTGTCGGCCACTGGTACGACGTGCCGCGCGATCAACAAACGGTGCTGGGAGCCACCAATGCGACGCTGGGCAGCGTGGCGATGGTTGGAGAGCGGGTCTGGCAGCGCGACTTGCGCATGCGTCTGAAGATAGGCCCGCTGCGCCGGAAGAATTTTGAAAATTTTCTGCCGGGCGGCACTGCCGCCATCGGCTTGCAGAAAATCCTGGCGATGTTCACCAGCTTTTTCCTGGAATATGAAGTACAGCTGATCCTGCGGGCGGACGAGGTGCAAAGCGTGACCTTGGACTCCGACCGCGTGGGTGGGCAGCTCGGCTGGGATACGTTTGTCACCAGCAAGCCGGAAGTCAATGATCGCACCGACGTTTGTTACGAAATTCACTCACTTTGA
- the tssH gene encoding type VI secretion system ATPase TssH yields the protein MSINLKTLISKLNDTSRLAAERAANICVGRGQYEVDIEHLFLALLEQPKSDFAVIAHKCGISLAALESDLQHEIERFKSGNARTPVFSPHLPKLFEHAWLIASLDNQSGRIRSGHLLLALLTEPDLVQLAYRGSKLFIKFKLDDLKHDLAKLTEGSQESTIDSNSASTEDDGGDPVQELTTKGEASKTPSLDKFTTNLTQRAREGKVDPVIGRDAEIRQTIDILMRRRQNNPILTGEAGVGKTAVVEGLALRIAQKDVPDVLQGVEVHTLDMGLLQAGASVKGEFENRLKSVIDEVKKSSHAIILFIDEAHTMIGAGGQAGQNDAANLLKPALARGELRTIAATTWSEYKKYFEKDAALARRFQVVKVEEPSEELACAMLRGMAPLMEKHFGVRVFDDAITEAVRLSHRYISGRQLPDKAISVLDTACAKVALGQNATPALIENIVKKLDRLVAELNSLERESNAGGKHAERLKELRELQSTLNAELAIHRERWEKEKALTDRIKAARTELEAIPAAEQTAADDSTKPSKKAAKDSKENQELAKLIEELKLLQGETPMVPVQVDGLVVAEIVASWTGIPLGKMVKDEIKTVINLGSLLHERVLGQPHAIEAVAQRVRTSRANLDDPNKPKGVFLFVGPSGVGKTETALALADVLYGGERKLVTINMSEYQEAHSVSGLKGSPPGYVGYGEGGVLTEAVRRNPYSVVLLDEVEKAHPDVLELFFQVFDKGVLDDAEGREIDFKNTIIILTSNVASSLIMQSCLNKAAAELPSTDDLEQAIRPQLVKAFKPAFLGRLKVIPYYPISDDVLVEIINLKLGRIQKRIAINHKAEFSYDEPLVEAVLARCTEVDSGARNVDNILNGTLLPEIAETVLAKMAEGGSIAKIKVTANKQGQFKYAIK from the coding sequence ATGAGCATTAATCTCAAAACCTTAATCAGCAAACTGAACGACACCTCGCGCCTGGCAGCGGAACGGGCAGCAAACATCTGCGTCGGCCGCGGCCAGTATGAAGTGGATATCGAGCATTTGTTCCTGGCCTTGCTGGAACAGCCGAAGAGCGATTTTGCGGTGATTGCGCATAAATGCGGCATCAGCCTCGCCGCACTCGAAAGCGATCTGCAGCATGAAATCGAACGCTTCAAAAGCGGCAACGCCCGCACCCCGGTATTCTCCCCTCACCTGCCCAAGTTGTTCGAGCATGCCTGGCTGATCGCCTCGCTCGACAACCAGTCCGGCCGCATCCGCAGCGGCCATTTGCTGCTGGCATTGCTGACCGAACCGGATCTGGTGCAACTGGCCTATCGCGGTTCCAAGCTATTCATCAAGTTCAAGCTGGATGACCTTAAGCATGACCTAGCGAAGTTGACCGAGGGCTCACAAGAAAGCACTATCGATAGTAACAGCGCTTCCACTGAAGACGACGGCGGCGACCCGGTGCAGGAGCTGACCACCAAAGGCGAAGCGTCGAAAACCCCATCGCTGGACAAGTTCACCACCAACCTGACCCAGCGCGCGCGCGAAGGCAAGGTCGATCCGGTGATCGGCCGCGATGCCGAAATCCGCCAGACCATCGACATCCTGATGCGGCGCCGGCAAAACAATCCTATCCTGACCGGCGAAGCCGGCGTCGGCAAAACCGCAGTGGTGGAAGGCTTGGCGCTGCGCATCGCGCAAAAAGACGTGCCCGACGTGCTGCAAGGGGTGGAAGTGCATACCCTCGACATGGGCCTGCTGCAAGCCGGCGCCAGCGTCAAGGGCGAGTTTGAAAACCGCCTGAAAAGCGTGATCGACGAAGTCAAGAAGAGCTCGCACGCCATCATCCTGTTCATCGACGAAGCCCACACCATGATCGGCGCTGGCGGCCAGGCCGGCCAGAACGACGCCGCCAACCTGCTGAAACCGGCGCTGGCGCGCGGCGAACTGCGCACCATTGCCGCCACCACCTGGAGCGAGTACAAGAAATACTTCGAGAAAGACGCAGCCCTGGCCCGCCGTTTCCAGGTCGTCAAAGTCGAAGAGCCAAGCGAAGAACTGGCCTGCGCCATGCTGCGCGGCATGGCGCCGCTGATGGAAAAGCACTTCGGCGTGCGCGTCTTCGACGATGCCATTACCGAGGCGGTGCGCCTGTCGCACCGCTACATCAGCGGCCGCCAGTTGCCGGACAAAGCCATCAGCGTACTTGATACCGCCTGCGCCAAGGTCGCACTGGGCCAGAACGCGACGCCGGCCTTGATCGAGAACATCGTCAAGAAGCTGGATCGTCTGGTGGCGGAACTGAACTCGCTCGAACGTGAATCGAACGCCGGCGGCAAACATGCCGAGCGCCTCAAGGAATTGCGTGAGCTGCAAAGCACGCTGAATGCAGAACTGGCGATCCACCGCGAACGCTGGGAAAAAGAAAAAGCGCTGACTGATCGCATCAAGGCGGCCCGCACTGAACTGGAAGCGATCCCCGCGGCCGAACAAACCGCGGCAGACGACAGCACCAAGCCGTCCAAGAAAGCCGCCAAGGACAGCAAGGAAAACCAGGAACTGGCCAAGCTGATCGAAGAACTGAAGCTGCTGCAGGGCGAAACACCAATGGTGCCGGTGCAGGTCGACGGCCTGGTCGTGGCGGAAATCGTCGCCAGCTGGACCGGCATCCCGCTCGGAAAGATGGTCAAGGATGAAATCAAGACCGTGATCAACCTCGGTTCGCTGCTGCACGAGCGCGTGCTCGGTCAGCCGCATGCGATCGAAGCGGTGGCGCAGCGCGTGCGTACTTCGCGCGCCAACCTGGACGATCCGAACAAACCCAAGGGCGTGTTCCTGTTCGTCGGCCCGTCCGGCGTCGGCAAGACCGAAACCGCGCTGGCGCTGGCCGACGTGCTGTACGGCGGCGAACGCAAGCTGGTCACCATCAACATGAGCGAATACCAGGAAGCACACAGCGTCTCCGGCCTGAAAGGCTCGCCGCCGGGTTATGTCGGCTACGGCGAAGGCGGCGTCCTGACCGAAGCGGTGCGCCGCAATCCGTACAGCGTGGTGCTGCTCGACGAGGTAGAGAAAGCCCATCCTGACGTGCTCGAACTGTTCTTCCAGGTCTTCGACAAAGGCGTTCTGGACGACGCCGAAGGCCGCGAAATCGACTTCAAGAACACCATCATCATCCTCACCAGCAATGTCGCCTCCAGCCTGATCATGCAAAGCTGCCTCAACAAGGCCGCGGCGGAACTGCCGAGCACCGACGACCTCGAACAGGCAATCCGGCCGCAGCTGGTGAAAGCCTTCAAGCCGGCCTTCCTCGGCCGCCTGAAAGTGATCCCCTACTACCCGATCTCCGACGACGTACTGGTGGAGATCATCAACCTCAAGCTGGGACGCATCCAGAAACGCATCGCCATCAACCACAAGGCCGAATTCAGCTACGACGAGCCGCTGGTCGAAGCGGTGCTGGCGCGCTGCACCGAAGTCGATTCCGGCGCCCGCAACGTCGACAACATCCTCAACGGTACGCTGTTGCCAGAAATTGCCGAAACCGTGCTGGCCAAGATGGCCGAAGGCGGCAGCATCGCCAAGATCAAGGTCACTGCCAACAAGCAGGGGCAATTCAAGTACGCGATTAAATAA
- a CDS encoding leucine-rich repeat domain-containing protein — protein MKKFNFNEDIQELEVDPRFIEQGLSYAAKKKCTAIRVHELNEQSGGSYDLDLTPLANNKVIQSLSISDNFKISKIQIDEIYTLENLSKLSYQDKKIKIDFSKLPQLEVLYFKYNDVPTGFSSLKNLKHLLITSLSNNDCFLLEGLTSLRELRLSGGTVKTLSGIEMLSKLIDVKIDHCSKLEDISSIGKLKNLENLYIEKCKLLNDFSFLSSNNSIERLFLSDLDSISFIAGMKKLNFLKFWNLKDGDLNPVLKVKSLKMVDFYPDKKHYSHTKSEINNLLNH, from the coding sequence ATGAAAAAATTTAATTTTAATGAAGATATACAAGAATTAGAAGTTGACCCTCGTTTTATTGAACAAGGATTGTCCTACGCAGCGAAAAAAAAATGTACCGCAATTAGAGTGCATGAGTTAAATGAACAAAGTGGGGGTAGTTATGATCTGGATTTAACACCGCTCGCGAACAATAAAGTTATTCAGTCGCTATCAATATCGGACAATTTTAAAATTTCAAAAATACAAATTGATGAAATATATACATTGGAAAATCTAAGTAAGTTATCTTATCAAGACAAGAAAATTAAAATAGATTTTTCAAAATTGCCACAGCTTGAAGTTCTTTATTTTAAATATAACGATGTGCCAACCGGATTTTCTTCCTTAAAAAATTTAAAGCATCTTCTAATAACTTCTTTGAGTAATAATGATTGCTTTCTTCTTGAGGGGTTGACTTCTTTACGAGAGCTGCGGCTAAGTGGCGGGACTGTAAAAACCTTGTCCGGTATCGAGATGTTGTCGAAGTTGATAGATGTGAAAATCGACCATTGTTCCAAACTGGAAGATATATCTTCAATAGGTAAATTAAAGAACTTAGAAAATTTATATATAGAGAAATGTAAACTTCTAAATGATTTTTCATTTTTATCATCCAATAACTCTATCGAGAGACTGTTCCTGTCTGATTTGGACTCGATTTCGTTTATTGCTGGGATGAAGAAGCTCAATTTTCTTAAGTTTTGGAATTTAAAAGATGGAGATCTAAATCCCGTTTTAAAGGTTAAATCGTTAAAGATGGTGGATTTTTACCCAGATAAAAAACATTATAGCCACACAAAATCAGAAATTAACAACCTGCTAAACCATTAA